Proteins found in one Staphylococcus kloosii genomic segment:
- the dcm gene encoding DNA (cytosine-5-)-methyltransferase, which translates to MNIVSLFSGIGGFEAGIQNSNLKSKFIFSSEIDKFAQTSYEINFNVKPQGDITKIHEFLIPDHDILTAGFPCQSFSIAGKRRGFEDTRGTLFFDIARIINWKKPQYIILENVKNLISHDNGQTVLKILRVLSDMNYTIDIKILNSKDFGTAQNRERTYIIGVLDYPEEDYDLRYITAPNQRKLKVFLNENEFKTFNFNLDNKNFKNVVLEDILEDDKKVDDKYFFNKITTEHINTFESNKDITNKDGIIKLFDIPKVLHNDNERQRRVYSSKGLAPTVLARTDSAKVLVENGRDKRIRKLTPLECFRLQGFTDEFYFNLKNNGLSDNQLYKQAGNAVTTTVITAIADKLKEIAEVKK; encoded by the coding sequence ATGAATATAGTATCTTTGTTTTCTGGTATAGGAGGATTTGAAGCTGGTATTCAAAATTCTAACTTAAAAAGTAAATTTATTTTTTCTTCTGAAATAGATAAATTTGCTCAAACATCATATGAAATAAATTTTAACGTAAAGCCTCAAGGAGATATCACTAAAATTCATGAATTTCTTATTCCAGATCACGATATTTTAACGGCCGGATTTCCATGTCAGTCTTTTAGTATTGCAGGGAAAAGAAGAGGATTTGAAGATACAAGAGGTACTTTGTTTTTTGATATAGCTAGGATAATTAATTGGAAGAAACCTCAATATATAATTTTAGAAAACGTTAAAAATTTAATTTCACATGACAACGGACAAACAGTATTAAAAATATTAAGAGTATTATCTGATATGAATTATACGATAGATATAAAAATATTGAATTCGAAAGATTTTGGTACTGCACAAAATAGAGAAAGAACTTATATTATTGGGGTTTTAGATTATCCTGAAGAAGATTATGATTTAAGATATATTACTGCCCCTAATCAAAGAAAATTAAAAGTTTTTTTGAATGAAAATGAATTCAAAACTTTTAACTTTAATTTAGATAACAAGAATTTTAAAAATGTTGTATTAGAAGACATTTTAGAAGATGATAAAAAAGTAGATGATAAATACTTTTTCAATAAAATAACTACTGAACATATTAATACATTTGAAAGCAACAAAGATATTACAAATAAGGATGGTATTATTAAACTTTTTGATATACCAAAAGTATTGCATAATGATAATGAAAGACAGAGAAGAGTGTATTCTTCAAAAGGTTTAGCTCCAACTGTTTTGGCACGAACAGATTCTGCAAAAGTATTGGTAGAAAATGGTAGAGATAAACGAATTAGAAAATTAACCCCGTTGGAGTGCTTTAGATTACAAGGATTCACAGATGAATTTTATTTTAATTTGAAAAATAATGGTTTGAGCGATAACCAATTATATAAGCAGGCGGGGAATGCAGTTACTACAACAGTGATAACCGCAATAGCAGATAAGCTGAAAGAGATTGCAGAGGTGAAAAAATGA